From a region of the Pseudanabaena sp. ABRG5-3 genome:
- a CDS encoding FkbM family methyltransferase — protein sequence MFFKLSKLIKQLLSKLVHPSERFSLYKTSLGFYYLPTDAKDDIIVQAMKKGNIFEPEIVEVAKSYIGKDTTVLDIGSNLGQMSLLFSDFVGEGGTVYSFEADDFIFGLLKKNIEVNNRRNIVAIEKAVYNNCGSTMFYPVQDFKRFSSYGSYGLSPQANEGRTVSTITIDSLNIITPISFIKIDIQGSDLFALQGAVETIKRFRMPIIFEYEVQFQEEFNTSWQDYIDFIDQINYKIDRVVNEINYLIVPKD from the coding sequence ATGTTTTTCAAATTAAGTAAATTAATTAAACAGTTACTTAGCAAGTTAGTTCATCCCTCAGAAAGGTTTTCCCTGTATAAAACATCTTTAGGCTTCTACTATTTACCTACCGATGCCAAGGATGACATAATTGTTCAGGCAATGAAAAAGGGAAATATATTCGAGCCAGAAATTGTTGAAGTAGCTAAGTCGTATATAGGTAAAGATACAACAGTTTTAGACATTGGCTCTAATCTTGGACAAATGAGTCTTCTATTCTCGGATTTTGTCGGCGAGGGAGGAACAGTATATTCCTTTGAGGCAGATGATTTTATTTTTGGACTACTTAAAAAGAACATAGAAGTAAATAACCGTAGAAATATTGTTGCTATTGAGAAGGCTGTATACAATAACTGTGGAAGTACAATGTTCTACCCTGTTCAAGATTTCAAAAGATTTAGCTCCTATGGCTCTTATGGTCTATCACCTCAAGCAAATGAAGGAAGAACAGTTTCAACTATTACCATTGATAGTCTGAATATAATAACCCCTATTAGCTTTATCAAAATTGACATCCAAGGTAGCGATTTGTTTGCTTTGCAAGGTGCTGTAGAAACAATTAAAAGATTTAGAATGCCAATTATTTTTGAATATGAAGTTCAATTTCAGGAAGAATTTAATACATCGTGGCAAGATTATATTGATTTTATAGATCAGATTAATTACAAGATAGATAGAGTTGTTAATGAAATCAATTATTTAATCGTCCCTAAAGATTGA
- a CDS encoding glycosyltransferase family 9 protein: MNPNQDSLTSTSKPQRILLGHLASFGDCLYATTLAKQIKADYPDSHLTWAIGSIYSSILIGNPHVDEVWEIPISSRDKIAEAWFQFADQALEKHTNGEFDQIFLTQIYPDNYKTYDGTLRSSILRFYGKPITVGVTPVIYLTDEEIKNVYDFAQANNLINSEKVVLFECSAKSDQSFVTEEFAIELAQKIAQHLPDWKIVMSSNISIQKSSQYANIIDASNLSFRENAELTKYCSLLIGCSSGISWLTTSSWAKKLPMIQLLKADKSMYASFIYDHRYHGLPTDHIIEMTDTTIDNVFSCVLSIINEDFFVAYSKFHNNIDLNFTFYYQTISSVLYKRRFTQFFWSLYHTFKRYGIHPNLIKSLIPLFPYIVFIAYQKILKSIKNK, translated from the coding sequence ATGAATCCAAATCAAGACAGCCTAACTTCAACAAGCAAGCCACAACGAATTTTACTTGGACATCTAGCATCTTTTGGGGATTGCCTATATGCAACTACACTGGCTAAACAAATTAAGGCTGATTACCCAGATAGTCACTTAACTTGGGCGATCGGCTCTATATATAGTTCTATTCTTATTGGGAATCCCCATGTTGATGAGGTTTGGGAAATACCCATAAGTAGCAGAGATAAAATAGCTGAAGCATGGTTTCAGTTTGCAGATCAAGCCTTAGAGAAACATACAAATGGAGAATTTGATCAAATATTTTTAACTCAAATTTATCCTGACAACTATAAAACCTATGATGGAACTTTGCGATCTTCAATTCTAAGATTTTATGGTAAACCGATTACTGTCGGAGTTACTCCTGTTATTTATCTTACGGATGAAGAAATTAAAAATGTTTATGATTTTGCTCAAGCAAATAATTTGATAAATAGCGAAAAAGTTGTTCTATTTGAATGTTCTGCAAAAAGTGATCAGTCTTTCGTAACAGAAGAATTTGCCATTGAATTAGCCCAGAAAATAGCTCAACATTTACCTGACTGGAAAATTGTAATGTCATCAAATATATCCATTCAAAAGAGTAGCCAATATGCAAATATTATTGATGCTAGTAATTTATCATTTCGTGAAAATGCTGAGCTAACAAAATATTGTTCTCTATTAATAGGATGCTCTAGTGGTATTTCATGGCTTACTACTTCAAGTTGGGCAAAAAAACTTCCAATGATTCAACTACTCAAAGCCGATAAATCTATGTATGCTTCTTTTATATACGATCATAGATATCACGGATTACCTACAGATCATATTATTGAAATGACAGATACAACTATTGACAATGTTTTTTCTTGCGTTTTATCTATTATTAATGAAGATTTTTTTGTTGCGTACTCTAAGTTTCATAATAATATTGATCTGAATTTTACTTTTTACTACCAAACTATTTCTTCCGTTTTGTATAAACGAAGATTTACACAATTCTTCTGGTCTTTGTATCATACATTTAAACGATATGGAATACATCCTAATTTAATTAAATCTCTAATTCCATTATTTCCGTATATTGTTTTTATAGCTTACCAAAAAATACTCAAATCAATAAAAAACAAATAG
- a CDS encoding glycosyltransferase family 4 protein: MNKVITVLYEISNLGLGANLGSRGFDPKTRTGIFRAIENILEEIQNSSSVESWFTSCVNLNEAILTKHYLNQEKIKWSSRNIDLLYNFLLFKNAYINIINSIHNNKSRTLLNRGKRKIQSKFLDCLTYLTIPKKIGKDFDIYHSFFFPLPNFSKYKITVKQRIITIYDLIPVLMPQFFTEGMQDFFLKELIPSIEIYKDWVICISHSTKKDFCKLTGMPEERVFVTHLGASNNFYKESNTDKIQANLDKYKIPQGRYILGLSTLEPRKNTAHLIRCFFKILLENRYDDVYLVLAGSKGWLYEEIFQTADTHSNLKDKVIFTGFIDDKDLSSIYSGAIFFVYPSLYEGFGLPPLEAMQCGLPVITSNNSSLPEVVGNAGIMVDATDESQLCQAMTKLLNNPNLCQQLSKQALQHSQNFSWEKCAAETIAIYQHILEK, encoded by the coding sequence ATGAATAAAGTCATTACAGTGTTATATGAAATATCGAATCTAGGGCTTGGAGCTAACTTGGGTAGTAGAGGATTTGATCCCAAAACTAGAACAGGTATATTTAGAGCAATAGAGAATATCCTCGAAGAGATTCAAAATTCATCAAGTGTTGAATCTTGGTTTACATCTTGTGTCAACTTAAACGAAGCCATATTAACTAAACACTATCTAAATCAAGAAAAGATTAAATGGAGTTCAAGAAATATAGATCTTTTATATAATTTCCTCCTGTTCAAAAATGCCTATATTAATATAATAAATAGTATTCACAATAATAAATCAAGAACACTTTTAAATCGTGGCAAAAGGAAAATACAATCAAAGTTTCTAGATTGTTTAACATATTTAACGATTCCAAAAAAAATCGGAAAAGATTTTGATATTTATCACTCATTCTTTTTTCCATTGCCTAATTTCAGTAAATACAAAATCACTGTCAAACAAAGAATCATTACTATTTATGATCTGATTCCTGTATTAATGCCACAGTTTTTTACGGAAGGGATGCAAGACTTCTTTCTAAAAGAACTGATTCCTAGTATAGAAATATATAAAGACTGGGTGATATGCATTTCCCATTCGACTAAAAAAGACTTTTGCAAATTAACTGGTATGCCTGAGGAAAGAGTTTTTGTGACACATCTTGGAGCATCAAACAATTTTTATAAAGAAAGTAATACTGATAAAATCCAAGCAAATCTTGATAAATATAAAATTCCTCAAGGAAGATACATATTAGGACTATCAACTCTTGAACCTCGAAAAAACACAGCACATCTCATTAGATGTTTTTTTAAAATATTATTAGAGAATAGATACGATGATGTTTACCTAGTCTTGGCAGGTTCAAAAGGATGGCTTTATGAAGAAATATTTCAGACAGCAGATACACACTCTAACTTGAAAGATAAAGTAATATTTACTGGATTTATAGACGATAAAGATCTAAGTAGTATTTATAGCGGAGCAATCTTTTTTGTTTATCCTTCTTTATACGAAGGCTTTGGATTACCACCTTTAGAGGCAATGCAGTGTGGACTTCCTGTAATTACATCTAACAATAGCTCATTGCCAGAAGTAGTCGGTAATGCAGGAATTATGGTAGATGCAACTGATGAATCACAACTATGTCAAGCCATGACCAAATTACTTAACAATCCAAATCTGTGCCAACAGTTAAGTAAGCAAGCATTACAACATTCTCAAAACTTTAGTTGGGAGAAATGCGCAGCAGAAACGATCGCAATCTATCAACACATATTAGAGAAATAG
- a CDS encoding GDP-mannose 4,6-dehydratase, with protein sequence MKAVIFGANGQDGFYLSHLCNQQEIECIAVSRSSCSYKGDVSNYREVEQLIHRYNPNYIFHLAANSTTLHSALFENHQTIATGTLNILEAVYKHSPTTKVFITGSGLQFKNEGLPIVEDSPFDATSPYTIARIQSVYAARYYRSLGLKVYVGYLFHHESPLRKPNHISQMIIQAVKNINLGKQNSLELGDVSIEKEWTFAGDVAKAIFTLVQQDNLYEAVIGSGITYSIQDWLEECFKLIGKNWQNYVFLKEGFRSEYKRLVSNPQKIKSLHWQPKISLKELAQIMYNSQTIPNNYNF encoded by the coding sequence ATGAAAGCAGTAATTTTTGGAGCTAATGGACAAGATGGATTTTATCTTTCTCACCTGTGTAATCAACAGGAAATAGAATGTATCGCTGTATCTCGTTCCTCTTGTTCTTATAAAGGTGATGTCTCAAACTATAGAGAAGTTGAACAACTTATTCACAGATATAATCCTAATTATATTTTTCATCTAGCAGCTAACTCCACAACACTCCATAGCGCTCTCTTTGAGAATCATCAAACTATTGCCACAGGAACACTTAATATTTTAGAGGCAGTCTATAAACATAGTCCGACTACAAAAGTATTTATTACTGGAAGTGGATTGCAATTTAAGAATGAAGGTTTACCTATTGTTGAAGACAGTCCTTTTGACGCAACCAGTCCCTATACTATAGCTAGAATTCAATCTGTGTACGCTGCTCGCTACTATCGATCACTAGGCTTAAAAGTCTATGTCGGCTACCTATTCCATCACGAAAGTCCTCTCAGAAAACCAAATCATATTAGTCAAATGATTATCCAAGCAGTCAAAAATATTAATTTAGGAAAACAAAACAGCCTTGAATTAGGAGATGTCTCAATTGAGAAAGAATGGACATTTGCAGGAGATGTAGCAAAAGCAATCTTCACCTTAGTCCAGCAAGACAATTTATATGAAGCCGTTATAGGCTCTGGCATAACTTATTCTATCCAAGATTGGCTAGAGGAATGTTTTAAGCTGATCGGGAAAAACTGGCAAAATTATGTATTCTTAAAAGAAGGATTTCGATCTGAATACAAGCGATTGGTTTCAAATCCTCAAAAGATAAAATCACTACATTGGCAGCCTAAAATCTCGCTAAAAGAATTAGCACAGATAATGTATAACTCTCAGACCATACCAAACAACTATAATTTCTAA
- a CDS encoding class I SAM-dependent methyltransferase, translating into MHLVHRKTCRVCGSHALTRVISLGDQHLQGSFVKPGKEMPPTRKIATSLVRCDPMRDEKACGLLQMEYTVPPEVLYSAYWYRSGTNNTMRNHLKAIAVDATQLLNKSSAIVLDIGCNDGTLLNCYPSEYKKFGIDPSDVAQEVKGDIKVLQDLFPSDELLKVLQGDKCDIITSIAMFYDLENPIEFVQAIKQVLAPDGIWIFEMSYMPTMLKMNSYDTICHEHLEYYSLAIIEYILKQAGMKVFNATLNDINGGSIRCYATHSNNFIYKKDEYQQNIKLLRQEEFDLELDTDKPYKNFQDRINVHKEELNTLLKNFKKEGKKIHVYGASTKGNTILQWCGIDNRIIEVAAERNPDKYGAYTIGTEIPIVSEADSRAMNPDYYLVLPWHFKQEIVQREQEMLNKGVGLIFPLPDIEIIKL; encoded by the coding sequence ATGCACCTAGTCCATCGCAAAACCTGCCGTGTCTGTGGTTCTCATGCTCTTACTCGCGTTATTAGCTTAGGTGACCAACACTTGCAAGGTTCATTTGTAAAACCTGGTAAGGAGATGCCTCCTACTCGCAAAATTGCAACATCCCTAGTGCGCTGCGACCCAATGCGCGATGAAAAAGCCTGTGGACTGTTGCAAATGGAATATACCGTTCCGCCAGAGGTACTTTACTCAGCTTATTGGTATCGGTCGGGGACGAATAACACGATGCGAAATCATCTTAAAGCGATCGCTGTAGATGCTACGCAACTTTTAAATAAATCTAGCGCCATCGTCTTAGACATTGGCTGTAATGATGGAACATTACTAAATTGCTATCCCTCAGAATACAAAAAGTTTGGTATCGATCCCTCAGATGTTGCTCAAGAAGTAAAAGGTGACATTAAGGTTCTTCAAGATCTATTCCCTTCCGATGAGTTGCTCAAGGTTTTGCAAGGGGATAAATGCGACATCATCACTTCGATAGCGATGTTTTACGACTTAGAGAATCCGATTGAATTTGTTCAAGCAATTAAGCAAGTTCTAGCTCCTGATGGTATTTGGATCTTTGAGATGTCCTATATGCCAACCATGCTCAAGATGAATTCTTACGATACGATTTGTCACGAACATCTTGAATATTACAGCCTTGCAATTATTGAATACATTTTGAAACAGGCTGGAATGAAAGTATTTAATGCAACCTTAAATGACATTAATGGGGGCAGTATTCGCTGTTATGCCACTCATTCCAATAACTTTATTTACAAAAAGGATGAATATCAACAAAACATCAAGTTATTGCGGCAAGAAGAGTTCGATCTAGAACTTGACACAGACAAGCCTTACAAAAACTTTCAAGATCGCATTAATGTCCATAAAGAAGAATTAAATACCTTACTAAAAAACTTTAAGAAAGAAGGTAAAAAAATTCATGTTTATGGCGCTTCGACAAAAGGAAATACAATTTTGCAATGGTGTGGGATCGACAATCGCATTATTGAGGTAGCCGCAGAAAGAAACCCTGACAAGTACGGAGCCTACACAATTGGCACAGAAATTCCGATTGTGAGCGAAGCTGATTCTAGAGCTATGAATCCTGATTATTATTTGGTTTTGCCTTGGCACTTCAAACAAGAAATTGTGCAACGAGAACAAGAGATGCTGAATAAAGGAGTCGGCTTAATATTTCCACTACCCGATATTGAAATCATAAAACTCTAG